A single Egibacteraceae bacterium DNA region contains:
- a CDS encoding CarD family transcriptional regulator: MSYRVGDTVVYPHHGAAIIEKREKRNLQGEERDYLVLRLTYGDLTLMVPADATDEVGLRSVVNKKQVEEVLDVLKRRDGSMPTNWSRRFKANYEKLRSGDIFQVAEVVRNLALRERDKGLSAGEKRMLTKSKQILISELAAAIKKTDEQAEALIDEVLAS; encoded by the coding sequence ATGAGCTACCGCGTTGGTGACACAGTCGTGTACCCGCACCACGGTGCGGCGATCATCGAAAAGCGCGAGAAGCGCAACCTCCAGGGGGAGGAGCGCGACTACCTCGTGCTGCGCCTCACCTACGGAGACCTGACGCTCATGGTGCCCGCCGACGCCACCGACGAGGTGGGCCTGCGCAGCGTCGTGAACAAGAAGCAGGTCGAGGAGGTCCTCGACGTGCTGAAGAGGCGTGACGGGTCGATGCCCACGAACTGGTCCCGGCGGTTCAAGGCCAACTACGAGAAGCTGCGCTCCGGCGACATCTTCCAGGTCGCCGAGGTCGTGCGGAACCTCGCCCTGCGCGAGCGCGACAAGGGCTTGTCGGCGGGGGAGAAGCGCATGCTCACCAAGTCGAAGCAGATCCTCATCTCCGAGCTCGCCGCGGCGATCAAGAAGACCGACGAGCAGGCCGAAGCTCTCATCGACGAGGTGCTCGCCAGCTAG
- a CDS encoding PIN domain-containing protein, whose product MPDAAPARRGGTVLVELVRLAVVVLATATAFELSALIEPLRSLRAAPEAPLAVTVLGAGFGYVAGGVFGRFALGRIDAAERSLHSLSAGELLAAALGGCAGLALTPAFAWPLLLFDNRTVTVPLAALAALLLAGTGVRVGAGRGGDLLRFLGASGRLEVTTPSHGSGAKLVDTSALVDGRLVDVCRSGFLEGTLVVPRFVVYELQGLADAADEQRRARGRRGLDVLAALQRSAGVAVEMTDRDHPDVDTVDAKLVAMARERGARLLTVDSNLGRVAEVQAVKVLNLHTLAEDLRPPVLPGDELSLRVVKAGKEPRQGVGYLADGTMVVVEGGRNRQGEHVHAEVTSILSTGNGRMVFATLRSDAPRLVAPTAAER is encoded by the coding sequence GTGCCCGACGCTGCACCTGCCCGCAGGGGCGGGACCGTCCTCGTCGAGCTTGTCCGCCTCGCCGTGGTCGTGCTCGCCACCGCCACGGCCTTCGAGCTGTCGGCGTTGATCGAGCCGCTGCGCTCCCTGCGCGCGGCCCCCGAGGCCCCGCTGGCGGTCACCGTGCTCGGCGCGGGCTTCGGCTACGTCGCGGGCGGGGTCTTCGGACGCTTCGCCCTGGGCCGAATCGACGCCGCCGAGCGCAGCCTCCACTCGCTGTCTGCCGGTGAGCTGCTCGCCGCAGCACTCGGCGGCTGCGCCGGACTCGCCCTCACCCCCGCGTTCGCCTGGCCCCTGCTGCTGTTCGACAACCGCACGGTGACGGTGCCGCTCGCCGCGCTCGCCGCCCTGCTGCTCGCCGGCACCGGTGTCCGCGTCGGCGCGGGGCGCGGCGGGGACCTGCTGCGCTTCCTCGGCGCGAGCGGAAGGCTCGAGGTCACCACGCCGAGCCACGGTTCGGGCGCGAAGCTCGTCGACACCTCCGCCCTCGTCGACGGACGCCTCGTCGACGTGTGCCGCTCGGGCTTTCTCGAGGGAACCCTCGTCGTCCCGCGCTTTGTCGTCTACGAGCTGCAGGGACTCGCCGACGCCGCCGACGAGCAGCGCAGGGCGCGTGGCAGGCGCGGTCTCGACGTCCTCGCCGCGCTCCAGCGATCGGCCGGCGTCGCGGTCGAGATGACCGACCGCGATCATCCCGATGTCGACACGGTCGACGCGAAGCTCGTCGCCATGGCCCGCGAGCGGGGCGCGCGGCTGCTGACCGTGGACAGTAACCTCGGCCGGGTCGCCGAGGTGCAGGCGGTCAAGGTGCTGAACCTCCACACGCTCGCCGAGGACCTGCGCCCCCCGGTCCTGCCCGGCGACGAGCTGTCGCTGCGGGTCGTCAAGGCCGGCAAGGAGCCCCGGCAGGGTGTGGGCTACCTCGCGGATGGCACGATGGTCGTCGTGGAGGGCGGTCGCAACCGCCAGGGCGAGCATGTGCACGCGGAGGTGACGAGCATCCTGTCGACCGGCAACGGGCGGATGGTGTTCGCCACGCTGCGCAGCGACGCGCCCCGGCTCGTCGCGCCGACCGCCGCAGAGCGGTGA
- a CDS encoding EAL domain-containing protein — protein sequence MDLGAEDRSGTRPRELLRFEDTAGVLVGEGRLVQRVLAVPTLLAGVVYVAGRMWPERVAAGVLAVPVLYAFAVAAGGLVAYLLYARASVLDDNRLRWLGAGFALAAVAMLAQGFTLSGFAVHDVFGTTPSGSGRLYLIWHAALPTFVAGALWAGRGGSARWRHWLTVGFGVSIGAAVWDLPLPPVPELVTGEGTFTPMYRGATAMLLASAAVVSVLLVVVVLRHPSCPQAWVAVGLVLLVGDLGLTVGAGSLFDAAWWASTPFRAAQFLVPAMGLLTEFVGTFRTLRRHERGLAERLAQELHLAALHAGADERPVDPAVCRRIRDVLAAGGPDMVLQPVYELASGRIVGAEALARFATEPRQGPDVWFAEAAACGLGRELELAAVNAALRMLPDLPPGVDLSVNVSPDLLVDERLARALADVDAYRVVVEVTEHAAVADYRRLTGAVARLRSQGVRLAVDDAGAGFASLRHILRLSPDIMKLDITLTRDIHIDPVRQSLAESLVAFADQTGIRIVAEGVEGQQELTKLKELGVHYAQGFHLARPAPPPLVDQTAPQLIARAPYPRT from the coding sequence TTGGACCTGGGCGCTGAAGACCGCTCTGGCACGCGCCCGCGGGAGCTCCTGCGGTTCGAGGACACCGCCGGGGTCCTTGTCGGGGAGGGCCGGCTCGTCCAGCGGGTGCTGGCCGTGCCGACCCTGCTGGCCGGCGTGGTGTACGTCGCCGGGAGGATGTGGCCCGAGAGGGTCGCTGCGGGCGTGCTCGCGGTGCCCGTCCTCTATGCGTTCGCGGTGGCGGCCGGAGGGCTGGTCGCCTACCTGCTCTACGCGCGGGCGTCCGTGCTCGACGACAACCGCCTTCGCTGGCTGGGTGCCGGCTTCGCGCTCGCCGCCGTCGCCATGCTGGCCCAGGGGTTCACGCTCTCTGGCTTTGCCGTGCACGACGTCTTCGGCACGACACCGAGCGGCTCGGGCAGGCTCTACCTCATCTGGCACGCCGCCCTGCCGACGTTCGTCGCGGGCGCCCTCTGGGCCGGCCGGGGCGGGTCGGCGAGGTGGCGGCATTGGCTGACGGTCGGCTTCGGCGTCTCGATCGGCGCGGCGGTGTGGGACCTGCCGTTGCCGCCCGTGCCCGAGCTCGTGACCGGTGAGGGAACGTTCACCCCCATGTACCGGGGCGCGACCGCGATGCTGCTCGCGTCCGCCGCGGTCGTCAGCGTGCTGCTCGTGGTGGTGGTCCTGCGCCACCCCTCATGCCCGCAGGCCTGGGTGGCGGTCGGTCTGGTGCTCCTCGTCGGTGACCTCGGGTTGACCGTCGGTGCCGGGAGTCTCTTCGACGCGGCGTGGTGGGCGAGCACCCCCTTCCGGGCGGCGCAGTTCCTCGTCCCCGCGATGGGACTCCTCACGGAGTTCGTGGGCACCTTCCGCACCCTCCGCCGCCACGAGCGCGGGCTGGCCGAGCGGTTGGCACAGGAGCTCCACCTTGCCGCCCTCCACGCAGGAGCCGATGAGCGGCCGGTCGATCCGGCGGTGTGCCGCCGCATCAGGGACGTGCTGGCCGCGGGAGGACCCGACATGGTGCTCCAGCCGGTCTACGAGCTCGCATCGGGCCGGATCGTCGGGGCCGAGGCGCTCGCCCGGTTCGCGACGGAGCCCCGGCAGGGTCCCGACGTGTGGTTCGCTGAGGCCGCGGCATGCGGGTTGGGGCGCGAGCTGGAGCTCGCGGCGGTCAACGCGGCGCTGCGCATGCTGCCCGACCTGCCGCCGGGCGTCGACCTGAGCGTCAACGTCTCACCTGATCTGCTCGTCGACGAGCGCCTCGCGCGTGCTCTGGCGGACGTCGACGCCTACAGGGTAGTCGTGGAGGTGACCGAGCACGCCGCCGTGGCGGACTATCGGCGGCTCACGGGGGCCGTCGCCCGCCTGCGCTCCCAGGGGGTGCGGCTGGCCGTGGACGACGCCGGGGCCGGCTTCGCGAGCCTGCGCCACATCCTCCGGCTCAGCCCCGACATCATGAAGCTCGACATCACGCTCACGCGCGACATCCACATCGACCCCGTGCGGCAGTCCCTCGCGGAATCGCTCGTCGCGTTCGCCGACCAGACCGGGATCCGCATCGTCGCCGAGGGCGTCGAGGGCCAGCAGGAGCTGACCAAGCTCAAGGAACTCGGTGTGCACTACGCGCAGGGGTTCCACCTCGCCCGGCCGGCGCCACCGCCACTGGTTGACCAGACCGCCCCACAGCTGATCGCCCGCGCCCCGTACCCACGCACGTAG
- the disA gene encoding DNA integrity scanning diadenylate cyclase DisA — protein sequence MAPPRDDRMLAVLQKVAPGTALREGIDRIIRAGKGAIIVLGNTAQVDALVSGGFRMDTKFTAQRLSEIAKMDGAIVLDEDVERIIYANVHLVPDPSIPTAETGTRHRTAERVARQTSKPVISVSESMRTVTLYIDSAKQSLEEISSILFRANQALATLERYRTRLDEVSSALSALEIENVVSLRDALTVVQRAEMVRRISDEIEAYVAELGTDGRLLQLQLDELMAGVQSERVLVVRDYMPDRRRRMETVLAALDQVPPQELLDLENLARVIGFDIGEDGIDQALQPRGYRLLSRIPRLPDRTIDRLVLRFGNLPRLMEASLADLDDVEGIGETRARTIREGLTRLAESSILERYT from the coding sequence TTGGCGCCGCCGCGGGACGACCGGATGCTCGCCGTGCTGCAGAAGGTCGCGCCCGGGACCGCCCTGCGGGAGGGCATCGACCGGATCATCCGCGCCGGCAAGGGCGCCATCATCGTGCTCGGCAACACCGCGCAGGTGGACGCGCTCGTGTCCGGCGGTTTCAGGATGGACACGAAGTTCACCGCCCAGCGTCTGTCCGAGATCGCGAAGATGGACGGGGCGATCGTGCTCGACGAGGACGTCGAGCGCATCATCTACGCCAACGTCCACCTCGTGCCCGACCCGAGCATCCCGACGGCGGAGACCGGCACCCGTCACCGCACCGCGGAGCGCGTCGCCCGCCAGACGAGCAAGCCGGTCATCAGCGTCAGCGAGTCCATGCGCACCGTCACCCTCTACATCGACTCGGCGAAGCAGTCGCTCGAGGAAATCAGCTCCATCCTGTTCCGCGCGAACCAGGCTCTCGCGACGCTGGAGCGCTACCGCACCCGCCTCGACGAGGTCTCGAGCGCGCTCTCGGCGCTGGAGATCGAGAACGTCGTGAGCCTGCGCGACGCGCTCACCGTCGTCCAGCGCGCCGAGATGGTCCGTCGCATCTCCGACGAGATCGAGGCGTACGTCGCCGAGCTCGGCACCGACGGCCGGCTCCTGCAGCTGCAGCTCGACGAGCTCATGGCGGGAGTGCAGAGCGAACGCGTGCTCGTGGTCCGCGACTACATGCCTGACCGCCGTCGCCGGATGGAGACCGTCCTCGCGGCGCTCGACCAGGTGCCCCCCCAGGAGCTGCTCGACCTCGAGAACCTCGCGCGGGTGATCGGCTTCGACATCGGCGAGGACGGTATCGACCAGGCGCTCCAGCCGCGCGGCTACCGCCTGCTGTCGCGCATACCGCGCCTGCCCGACCGCACCATCGACCGGCTCGTGCTGCGCTTCGGCAACCTGCCGCGGCTCATGGAGGCGAGCCTCGCCGACCTCGACGACGTGGAGGGGATCGGCGAAACCCGCGCCAGGACCATCCGTGAGGGCCTCACCCGCCTGGCCGAATCGTCGATCCTCGAGCGCTACACGTAG
- the cysS gene encoding cysteine--tRNA ligase produces the protein MEGSPHSSSLRLHNTLTRRVEAFVPREQGRVGMYVCGPTVQGPPHFGHARGAIVTDVLRRHLEWSGYRVLHVRNITDVEDKIIARAEAEGRTAAEVAEDYARVWESQIGALGVLPPHIVPRATGHILEMIELIEELIEAGAAYEAAGDVLFRVRAFEGYGKLSGRRVDELRAGARVEPDERKEDPLDFALWKAAKPDEPSWPSPWGRGRPGWHIECSAMAAKYLGQGFDLHAGGIDLVFPHHENEVAQSEAATGAPFVRHWLHHGLLNLGAEKMSKSVGNIISLGEALERYGPTVLRHFYLGAHYRSPVEFSEERLDEARAAFDRWAAFVRATAGLRGAGAAADADPAEAQQARRAFRAALDEDLNTPQAHAVLFALVSAGNRHLEMGRRAEAARLAEVLVELAGVLGYGFAPAQADRAGLLGALVEELLRLRAQARERRDFATADDIRARLAGLGVVVEDSPEGALWHLS, from the coding sequence ATGGAAGGCAGCCCGCACTCGTCGTCCCTTCGCCTGCACAACACCCTGACGCGCCGCGTGGAGGCGTTCGTCCCCCGGGAGCAGGGACGCGTCGGCATGTACGTGTGCGGCCCGACGGTCCAGGGTCCGCCGCACTTCGGGCACGCGCGCGGCGCGATCGTGACCGACGTGCTGCGCCGCCACCTCGAGTGGTCGGGCTACCGCGTCCTTCACGTGCGCAACATCACCGACGTGGAGGACAAGATCATCGCGCGCGCCGAGGCGGAGGGCCGCACCGCCGCGGAGGTGGCCGAGGACTACGCACGGGTGTGGGAGTCCCAGATCGGCGCGCTCGGCGTGCTGCCGCCGCACATCGTGCCTCGGGCGACGGGCCACATCCTCGAGATGATCGAGCTCATCGAGGAGCTCATCGAGGCGGGCGCCGCGTACGAGGCCGCAGGCGACGTGCTGTTCCGCGTCCGCGCGTTCGAGGGGTACGGCAAGCTTTCGGGCCGGCGGGTCGACGAGCTGCGCGCCGGCGCCCGCGTCGAGCCCGACGAGCGCAAGGAGGACCCGCTCGACTTCGCGCTGTGGAAGGCGGCGAAACCCGACGAGCCGTCGTGGCCCTCCCCGTGGGGTCGGGGCCGCCCCGGGTGGCACATCGAGTGCTCGGCGATGGCGGCGAAGTACCTCGGACAGGGCTTCGACCTCCACGCCGGCGGCATCGACCTCGTCTTCCCCCATCACGAGAACGAGGTCGCGCAGTCCGAGGCCGCAACGGGTGCGCCGTTCGTCCGCCACTGGCTGCACCACGGGCTGCTCAACCTCGGTGCGGAGAAGATGTCGAAGTCGGTCGGCAACATCATCTCGCTCGGGGAGGCGCTGGAGCGCTACGGACCGACCGTGCTCCGCCACTTCTATCTCGGCGCGCACTACCGCTCGCCCGTCGAGTTCAGCGAGGAGCGTCTCGACGAGGCCCGTGCCGCGTTCGACCGCTGGGCGGCGTTCGTGCGCGCGACGGCGGGGCTGCGGGGCGCGGGCGCCGCAGCCGACGCGGACCCGGCTGAGGCACAGCAGGCGCGCCGGGCGTTCCGCGCCGCCCTCGACGAAGACCTCAACACCCCGCAGGCGCACGCGGTGCTGTTCGCGCTCGTGAGCGCCGGCAACCGCCACCTCGAGATGGGTCGTCGCGCGGAGGCGGCGCGGCTCGCCGAGGTCCTCGTCGAGCTGGCGGGCGTGCTCGGCTACGGCTTCGCGCCGGCGCAGGCGGACCGCGCCGGCCTCCTCGGCGCCCTCGTCGAGGAGCTCCTGCGACTGCGGGCGCAGGCCCGGGAGCGCCGGGACTTCGCCACCGCCGACGACATCCGGGCACGGCTGGCGGGGCTCGGCGTCGTCGTCGAGGACTCGCCTGAAGGCGCCCTCTGGCACCTGTCCTGA
- the radA gene encoding DNA repair protein RadA, whose amino-acid sequence MGRVRIRARCEQCAHIEAKWLGQCPGCRAWGSMVEEAAPRQQAGRPDTPRATGPPRRPARPIRDVPLDAEQCTPTGLGELDRVLGGGFVPGSVTLFGGEPGAGKSTLLLQAADALARSGRSVLYVSAEESAVQVRLRAERLGTLSERLLLASETDLDVVIGLVEAHGPDVLLVDSVQTIRDPDTPGGAGGVSQVRECAAALTRCAKQRGMACVLVGHVTKDGQLAGPRVLEHIVDTVCDLDGDRHHALRLLRATKNRFGPVGEVGCFEMTARGMVGIADAGRLFVGEAVDGIPGVAVTLALEGRRPLACEVQALTAPTSQVNPRRVASGLDGARLSLLVAVLDRRANVPLRNHDVYASSVGGVRLSEPAVDLALCLALTSAATNRAVPRDLVAVGEVGLAGELRLVAQTERRLAEAARLGFRSAVLPAAYDGGAFGLRLHRARDLVQAVAAGLG is encoded by the coding sequence ATGGGCAGGGTGCGGATCCGGGCTCGCTGCGAGCAGTGCGCCCACATCGAGGCCAAGTGGCTCGGCCAGTGCCCGGGCTGCCGGGCCTGGGGGAGCATGGTCGAGGAGGCGGCGCCGCGACAGCAGGCCGGGCGCCCGGACACCCCGCGCGCCACCGGCCCCCCACGGCGTCCGGCGCGGCCGATCCGCGACGTGCCCCTCGATGCGGAGCAGTGCACGCCCACGGGGCTCGGCGAGCTCGACCGGGTCCTCGGCGGAGGCTTCGTGCCAGGCTCCGTGACCCTGTTCGGCGGGGAGCCCGGGGCCGGCAAGTCCACCCTCCTGCTGCAGGCCGCCGACGCGCTCGCGCGGTCGGGCCGCAGCGTGCTGTACGTGTCCGCCGAGGAGTCCGCCGTGCAGGTGCGGCTCCGCGCCGAGCGCCTGGGGACCCTTTCGGAGCGGCTGCTGCTCGCGAGCGAGACCGACCTCGACGTCGTCATCGGCCTCGTAGAGGCGCACGGGCCCGACGTGCTGCTCGTCGACTCCGTGCAGACCATCCGCGACCCGGACACGCCGGGTGGCGCGGGCGGGGTGAGCCAGGTCCGCGAGTGCGCCGCCGCGCTCACCCGCTGCGCGAAGCAGCGGGGCATGGCCTGCGTGCTGGTCGGCCACGTGACGAAGGACGGCCAGCTCGCCGGCCCGCGCGTCCTCGAGCACATCGTCGACACGGTCTGCGACCTCGACGGCGACCGCCACCACGCCCTGCGGCTGCTCCGCGCGACGAAGAACCGCTTCGGTCCCGTGGGCGAGGTCGGCTGCTTCGAGATGACCGCCCGGGGCATGGTCGGCATCGCCGACGCCGGGCGGCTGTTCGTGGGCGAGGCGGTGGACGGTATCCCCGGCGTGGCGGTCACGCTCGCGCTCGAGGGGCGCCGGCCGTTGGCCTGCGAGGTGCAGGCGCTGACCGCGCCGACGAGCCAGGTCAACCCCCGCCGTGTCGCGAGCGGCCTGGACGGGGCCCGCCTGAGCCTTCTCGTGGCCGTGCTCGACCGCCGCGCGAACGTCCCACTGCGCAACCACGACGTCTACGCGTCGAGCGTGGGCGGCGTGCGCCTGTCCGAGCCGGCGGTCGACCTCGCGCTCTGCCTCGCCCTTACGTCCGCGGCCACCAACCGTGCGGTCCCCCGCGACCTCGTCGCCGTCGGGGAGGTCGGCCTCGCCGGCGAGCTGCGCCTCGTCGCGCAGACCGAGCGGCGCCTCGCCGAGGCGGCAAGGCTCGGCTTCCGCAGTGCCGTTTTGCCCGCTGCGTATGATGGGGGTGCCTTCGGCCTCCGGCTGCATCGGGCGCGTGACCTCGTCCAGGCCGTTGCGGCCGGGCTCGGCTGA
- the ispD gene encoding 2-C-methyl-D-erythritol 4-phosphate cytidylyltransferase: protein MTARAVGLVVAAGTGQRLGAATRKGLVKLAGEPLLVHAVRAFTACDAIGEIVLVVAPADLDGAAAALRGAGLAVGAVVAGGDTRQESVRLGLSACPPDAEAVAVHDAARPLVSADLVTRTVRALVAPWAAVAPGLPIVDTMKLVDAVAAPLTTPVAVVRTVERHGLWAVQTPQVFGARTLRRVHDRLDSLATDDLVLVEQAGGRVRLIEGDRRNFKITFPEDLLIAEALLAGERLP from the coding sequence GTGACCGCCCGCGCCGTCGGCCTCGTCGTCGCGGCAGGAACGGGTCAGCGCCTCGGCGCCGCGACCCGCAAGGGGTTGGTGAAGCTCGCCGGCGAGCCGCTGCTCGTCCACGCGGTACGTGCCTTCACGGCCTGCGACGCGATCGGCGAGATCGTGCTCGTCGTTGCTCCCGCCGACCTCGACGGGGCGGCGGCCGCCCTGCGCGGCGCCGGCCTCGCGGTCGGGGCCGTCGTCGCCGGTGGCGACACGCGCCAGGAGTCGGTGCGCCTCGGTCTCTCCGCGTGCCCGCCCGATGCGGAGGCGGTCGCCGTCCACGACGCCGCGCGGCCCCTCGTGAGCGCCGACCTCGTGACCCGCACCGTCCGCGCGCTCGTGGCCCCCTGGGCCGCGGTGGCGCCGGGCCTGCCCATCGTCGACACGATGAAGCTCGTCGACGCGGTCGCCGCCCCGCTCACGACCCCGGTCGCCGTCGTGCGGACCGTCGAGCGCCACGGCCTGTGGGCCGTGCAGACGCCGCAGGTGTTCGGCGCCCGGACGCTGCGGCGCGTCCACGACCGGCTCGACAGCCTCGCGACGGACGACCTCGTCCTCGTCGAGCAGGCCGGCGGGCGGGTCCGCCTCATCGAGGGCGACCGGCGCAACTTCAAGATCACCTTCCCCGAGGACCTGCTGATCGCGGAGGCGCTGCTCGCCGGGGAGCGCCTTCCGTGA
- the ispF gene encoding 2-C-methyl-D-erythritol 2,4-cyclodiphosphate synthase translates to MTPAVRVGQGVDVHPLSDDPARPLVLGGMRIPGAAGLAGHSDADALLHAVVDALLGAAGLGDIGALFGSEDPDYAGADSQVFLAGALAQVVEHGWAVGNVDVTIVAQRPRLAPYREGIARSLATLLGVPAAAVNVKATTSDGLGFTGRGEGIACLAIVLLEAR, encoded by the coding sequence GTGACGCCGGCCGTGCGGGTCGGCCAGGGCGTCGACGTCCATCCGTTGAGCGACGACCCGGCGCGGCCCCTCGTGCTCGGCGGCATGCGCATCCCCGGCGCGGCCGGTCTCGCCGGCCACTCGGATGCCGACGCCCTCCTGCACGCCGTCGTCGACGCCCTCCTCGGGGCGGCGGGGTTGGGCGACATCGGTGCGCTGTTCGGATCCGAGGACCCCGACTACGCCGGCGCGGACTCGCAGGTGTTCCTCGCCGGCGCGCTCGCGCAAGTCGTCGAGCACGGCTGGGCCGTCGGCAACGTCGACGTGACGATCGTCGCGCAACGACCCCGGCTCGCGCCCTACCGGGAGGGCATCGCGCGGTCGCTCGCCACGCTCCTCGGCGTGCCGGCCGCCGCGGTCAACGTGAAGGCGACGACGAGCGACGGTCTCGGCTTCACCGGCCGGGGAGAAGGCATCGCCTGCCTCGCGATCGTGCTCCTGGAGGCCCGTTAG